The Chrysiogenia bacterium genome includes a region encoding these proteins:
- a CDS encoding glycosyltransferase family 4 protein: MKVCIDTSALALSGAGVRRVLAETAQAMSAEATDDGIDVSFFPFSPRSYSGGGHRSGMGPVREIVRPGIEKSLDAWTRLRYPGVDRLLGGADLYQISEFLPYPVRHVRQIAVVHDLVAVRHPEWCAPSSISWQRRRIEYIAEHALHVICPSEPVKESWLAFSGWREQRATVVPWGVDGSFRERGVGEIEHVRDRLRIRKPYVLHVGTIEPRKNLAFVLHAFERATKHFSREMDLVFAGPKGWRTGQLEQALQFTNIRDRVRLLGAVAEEYLPALMSGASCVVLASREEGFGLPALEALACGTPVVTTQAMALPQALRPFCVRIGGVDEEELADIMVEIVDDEDAAQQARTEAAPLARARTWSHVAADMRKVYLQFR; encoded by the coding sequence ATGAAGGTTTGCATCGATACGAGCGCCCTGGCGCTCTCCGGCGCCGGCGTGCGCCGCGTGCTGGCCGAGACGGCGCAGGCCATGAGCGCCGAAGCCACCGATGACGGGATCGACGTTTCCTTCTTCCCCTTCTCGCCGCGCAGCTATTCGGGCGGCGGCCACCGAAGCGGCATGGGCCCCGTGCGCGAGATCGTGCGGCCGGGGATCGAAAAGAGCCTGGATGCCTGGACGCGCCTTCGCTATCCGGGCGTCGACCGCTTGCTCGGCGGCGCCGACCTCTACCAGATTTCAGAGTTCCTGCCCTACCCGGTTCGTCACGTGCGCCAGATTGCCGTGGTGCATGACCTCGTTGCCGTGCGCCATCCCGAGTGGTGCGCGCCGAGCAGCATTTCCTGGCAGCGGCGACGCATCGAATACATTGCAGAGCACGCGCTCCATGTGATCTGCCCGTCGGAGCCGGTGAAGGAATCCTGGCTGGCCTTCTCGGGCTGGCGCGAGCAGCGCGCCACCGTTGTTCCCTGGGGCGTGGACGGATCGTTCCGCGAGCGCGGCGTCGGAGAGATCGAGCATGTGCGCGACCGCCTGCGCATCCGCAAGCCCTACGTGCTGCACGTGGGCACCATCGAGCCGCGCAAGAATCTGGCCTTCGTGCTTCACGCCTTCGAGCGCGCAACCAAGCACTTCTCGCGTGAAATGGACCTCGTATTTGCCGGCCCCAAGGGCTGGCGTACCGGGCAGCTCGAACAGGCTCTACAGTTCACGAACATCCGCGACCGCGTGCGCCTGCTGGGCGCCGTGGCGGAGGAATACCTCCCCGCGCTCATGTCGGGCGCTTCCTGCGTGGTGCTCGCCTCGCGTGAGGAAGGCTTCGGCCTGCCGGCACTCGAAGCGCTCGCCTGTGGCACGCCCGTGGTGACGACCCAGGCCATGGCGCTTCCCCAGGCGCTTCGCCCCTTCTGCGTGCGCATCGGCGGGGTCGATGAAGAAGAACTGGCCGACATCATGGTCGAGATCGTCGACGATGAAGACGCCGCGCAGCAGGCACGCACCGAGGCCGCGCCGCTGGCACGTGCGCGCACCTGGAGCCACGTGGCCGCCGACATGCGCAAGGTTTACCTGCAGTTCCGCTAG
- a CDS encoding glycosyltransferase family 4 protein, producing the protein MRIGINALYLRPGEVGGTERYLRELLPALVAEEPENEWVLYLSGKAKGSFPDRPEQVRVVYTPAFTAERSVRSTTEQTWLPLRLERDRVDLVWHPGATVCVPSLLPQVTTIHDCQSKYFPEYFGRVERKAIEFYVRAAVRICAKLLAPSKSVRRDLVEHYGALSTRVAVTPEGVSKEFHPGDLTEAERRNFGELQPGEYLLCVASSLPHKNLPLLFRAYAQAAAVRPDLPVLAWSGSGSTRAVRKIAKEVGIESRLKILGWTPPQLVPALYRGARAVVLTSAFEGFGLAALEALASGAALLTTPTEPVVEVLDGAALVTGGFQQDELSNAIARIAFDRNLRKELRTKGPERASLYTWAECARLTLAAMRQAA; encoded by the coding sequence ATGCGCATCGGCATCAACGCACTCTATCTGCGTCCCGGCGAAGTGGGCGGCACTGAACGCTACCTGCGTGAGCTGCTGCCCGCCCTTGTCGCCGAGGAACCCGAGAACGAGTGGGTCCTCTATCTCTCGGGCAAGGCGAAGGGGAGCTTTCCCGATCGACCCGAGCAGGTGCGCGTTGTCTACACGCCTGCCTTTACCGCCGAGCGCTCGGTGCGCAGCACGACCGAACAGACCTGGCTTCCGCTGCGCCTTGAGCGCGACCGCGTGGACCTGGTGTGGCACCCGGGTGCGACCGTGTGCGTGCCCTCACTACTGCCGCAGGTCACGACCATTCACGACTGCCAGTCGAAGTATTTCCCGGAATATTTCGGGCGCGTCGAGCGCAAGGCCATCGAATTCTACGTGCGCGCCGCGGTGCGCATCTGCGCAAAACTGCTCGCGCCATCGAAGTCGGTGCGGCGCGACCTGGTTGAGCACTACGGCGCCCTCTCCACCCGCGTCGCGGTGACGCCCGAGGGGGTTTCCAAAGAGTTCCACCCGGGCGACCTCACCGAGGCCGAGCGCCGCAACTTCGGCGAGCTTCAGCCCGGCGAGTATCTGTTGTGCGTGGCGTCCAGCCTGCCCCACAAAAACCTGCCACTGCTCTTTCGCGCCTACGCCCAGGCGGCCGCGGTCCGCCCCGATCTGCCGGTGCTGGCATGGAGCGGTTCAGGGAGTACCAGGGCGGTTCGCAAGATCGCCAAAGAGGTGGGCATCGAAAGTCGTCTCAAGATACTCGGCTGGACCCCGCCGCAACTGGTCCCCGCCCTTTACCGGGGCGCCCGGGCCGTGGTGCTCACCAGCGCCTTTGAGGGCTTCGGGCTGGCGGCGCTGGAGGCGCTTGCCAGCGGGGCGGCCCTGCTGACCACCCCCACTGAACCGGTCGTGGAGGTCCTGGACGGGGCGGCCCTGGTGACCGGAGGCTTCCAGCAGGACGAGCTGAGCAATGCCATCGCCCGAATCGCCTTTGACCGGAATCTGCGCAAGGAGCTGCGCACGAAGGGGCCTGAGCGCGCGTCGCTCTATACCTGGGCCGAGTGCGCGCGCCTCACGCTTGCCGCCATGCGGCAGGCCGCCTAA
- a CDS encoding carotenoid biosynthesis protein, with translation MLIEIFNGVINRPYVFIFLATFAFIGITHLGLYRWLLFLVVGTLVAFVCEASSIRNGFPFGIYTYHPESFEGELSILGVPYWDCLSFSFLTYFSYTIALVLYSPLYKTRGDLQVLDTKEIRRSPRVLITAALFMMMIDTVTDPVSHQGSKWFLGDLYHYPSPGAHFDVPMANYLGWYFVGITTLVIYTTLELVFLESADGSEKGTRWLPFHGILGSLVYLGVYGFMFGVSIYIEDYQLAIASTFIYVLPVAMMVALLLRPGSQATPAEIAAYLDDFPNSPVARRYFRDGPYSGPAAPRKTEVS, from the coding sequence ATGTTGATTGAAATCTTCAATGGCGTAATCAACCGCCCCTACGTCTTTATCTTCCTGGCGACCTTCGCGTTCATCGGGATCACGCATCTGGGGCTCTATCGCTGGCTGCTGTTTCTGGTGGTGGGCACGCTGGTCGCCTTCGTGTGCGAGGCCAGCTCCATCCGCAACGGTTTTCCCTTCGGGATCTACACCTATCACCCTGAATCTTTCGAGGGGGAGCTCTCCATCCTGGGCGTGCCCTATTGGGATTGCCTGAGCTTTTCTTTCCTGACGTATTTTTCCTACACCATTGCGCTTGTGCTCTATTCGCCGCTCTACAAGACCCGCGGTGACCTGCAGGTGCTCGATACCAAGGAAATCCGGCGCTCGCCGCGGGTGCTGATTACGGCGGCCCTGTTCATGATGATGATCGACACCGTCACCGACCCGGTTTCCCATCAGGGGAGCAAGTGGTTTCTTGGCGATCTCTACCACTACCCCAGCCCCGGCGCGCACTTCGACGTGCCCATGGCCAACTACCTGGGCTGGTATTTCGTGGGGATCACAACGCTTGTCATCTACACGACCCTGGAGCTGGTGTTTCTTGAATCGGCCGATGGCTCGGAAAAAGGCACGCGCTGGCTGCCCTTCCACGGAATTCTGGGGAGCCTCGTCTACCTGGGCGTCTACGGCTTCATGTTCGGCGTGAGCATCTACATCGAGGACTACCAGTTGGCCATCGCGAGCACCTTTATCTACGTGCTGCCCGTTGCCATGATGGTCGCGCTGCTGCTGCGCCCGGGCAGCCAGGCCACCCCGGCGGAGATCGCCGCCTATCTCGACGATTTCCCGAACTCCCCGGTGGCGCGCCGGTATTTCAGGGACGGCCCCTACAGCGGCCCCGCCGCGCCGCGCAAGACCGAAGTCAGCTAG
- a CDS encoding NAD-dependent epimerase/dehydratase family protein, with protein sequence MKALVTGASGFLGSNVARVLRASGREVRVLMRPTADRRAIEDCEVEFAEGDITDAESCNRAAQDCDEVYHVAAMYKLFTRDKKSMYAANVDGTRNVIEAAEKAGAKRIVYTSTVGAIGNIGDGTSGDETSPVGEGDMVGPYKHSKFLGEREAERLQRERDLPLVIVNPSTPIGPYDVKPTPTGRIVLDFLKGDMPAYLDTGLNVIDVEDCARGHLLAAEKGKPGEKYILGGENLTLEEILGLLADITGKPAPKIKLPYYPILAMAYIAEGFARLTGFPEEPRLNIAAVKMAKKKMYFSSDKARRELGLQTRPAREALERAVNWFTEHHYVD encoded by the coding sequence ATGAAAGCACTTGTCACCGGCGCCAGCGGTTTCCTGGGATCGAACGTCGCCCGCGTCCTTCGCGCCAGCGGCCGCGAGGTGCGCGTGCTCATGCGTCCCACCGCCGACCGCCGCGCCATCGAGGACTGCGAGGTCGAGTTCGCCGAGGGCGACATCACCGACGCCGAGAGCTGCAACAGGGCCGCGCAGGACTGCGACGAGGTCTACCACGTCGCGGCGATGTACAAGCTCTTCACCCGCGACAAGAAATCCATGTACGCGGCCAACGTCGACGGCACGCGCAACGTGATCGAAGCCGCCGAGAAGGCCGGTGCCAAACGCATCGTCTACACTTCCACCGTGGGCGCTATCGGCAACATCGGCGACGGCACGTCCGGCGACGAGACCAGCCCCGTGGGCGAAGGCGACATGGTTGGGCCCTACAAGCACTCGAAGTTTCTGGGAGAGCGCGAGGCCGAGCGCCTGCAGAGAGAGCGCGACCTGCCGCTCGTCATCGTCAACCCCTCCACACCCATCGGCCCCTATGACGTCAAGCCCACGCCGACCGGCCGCATCGTGCTGGATTTCCTCAAGGGCGACATGCCCGCGTATCTCGACACCGGCCTCAACGTCATCGACGTCGAGGACTGCGCGCGCGGCCACCTGCTGGCCGCCGAGAAGGGCAAACCCGGTGAGAAATACATCCTGGGCGGGGAAAACCTGACCCTCGAAGAAATTCTGGGGCTGCTGGCCGACATCACCGGCAAGCCCGCGCCGAAGATCAAGCTGCCCTACTATCCCATTCTGGCCATGGCCTACATCGCCGAGGGTTTTGCCCGCCTGACCGGCTTTCCCGAAGAGCCGCGCCTCAACATCGCCGCCGTTAAGATGGCGAAGAAGAAAATGTACTTTTCATCCGACAAGGCCCGGCGCGAGCTCGGCCTGCAAACGCGGCCCGCGCGCGAGGCGCTCGAGCGTGCCGTGAACTGGTTTACCGAGCACCACTATGTTGATTGA